The region AAGAATGCCATCGTGACGACAAAGTCGTATGGCGTGCGCAAGATGTACGCGGAAGAGGCGACCGAGGTATGGTTCAATGACCGCGGCTTCGGGAAGCTCAAAAACGGCGAGATTCGCGTCGAACTCGATCCGGTCTTTCTTGAGACAGCATACATCGATGATGACCATCCCATTCATGTCCGCCTCACGCCAACCGCGGAATGCAACGGACTGTATGTGGCCGAGAAGGGTGACGACTACTTCATCGTGCGAGAGCTGATGAAAGGTTCATCGAATGCCACCTTCGACTGGGAAGTGAATGCCAAGCGGCGCAATTATGAAAACGAACGTCTCGAGAGTTACGACACGGGAGCTACGCTCCCAGGGGAGGTACGGTAATGAAGCGCTTCGCAAATTCCCTGCCGCTGCTGCTGCTCCCTGTTCTGCTGCTGCTGCCCGCTCTGGTGGCTGCGCAGTCGAGCAGCAATTACGTGCTGGTCGCCGATGTGTTCGATAACGGAGGAGGACGGGCAGACGGCAGTTCAAACAACCTGGCATCTCACAGTATTGTTGGACAGGCGGCGGTGCACCATACCTCAGCCTCCGCGAACTACGAGGCATCGTCAGGCGCCGAATGCATGTTCTGCGACAAGCTGACAGGCACTGCGGTACCGTCGGCAACCATTCCCATGGTCATGCGCCTGTACCAGAACTATCCCAATCCCTTCAACCCCTCCACCACCATTCGCTATTCACTCGAGCGCGGTGGCACGGTGGAACTGTCTGTGTACAACCTGCTCGGAGAACGCATCGACGTGCTCGTTTCCGAGTATCAGAATCCGGGTGATTATCAGCTCGACTACAATGCGGCAGCGCTGCAGAGTGGTGTGTATATCTACCGGCTGCAAAACGAACATGGACAGCTGACGAAACGTATGGTGCTGATGAAGTAGCACCTGCTGGAATCTCGTTGTGGAGAACGCCGGAGAAGCACATGCTCTCCGGCGTTTTCTGTGGCATGACCCTGAACCTTACTGCACTGCAATCCGTTGCGACGTGCTGCCCGATCTGCTGCGAAGAACGCCGAGATAGATGCCACGAGAAAGCTGCGGCAATCG is a window of bacterium DNA encoding:
- a CDS encoding T9SS type A sorting domain-containing protein, coding for MKRFANSLPLLLLPVLLLLPALVAAQSSSNYVLVADVFDNGGGRADGSSNNLASHSIVGQAAVHHTSASANYEASSGAECMFCDKLTGTAVPSATIPMVMRLYQNYPNPFNPSTTIRYSLERGGTVELSVYNLLGERIDVLVSEYQNPGDYQLDYNAAALQSGVYIYRLQNEHGQLTKRMVLMK